The region GACGCCGCGCTCGAGGCGGTTGCGGGCGAAGCGGGGCCGACGGTCTACCTGAGCCCCCGCGGCCGGCCGCTGAGCCAGGCGCGGGTCAGGGAGCTGGCCGGCGCGCCTGGGCTAACGCTGCTCTGCGGCCGCTACGAAGGGGTCGACCAGCGGGTGATCGAGGCCAGGGGCCTTGAGGAGGTCAGCATCGGGGACTATCTGCTGTCCGGCGGAGAGCCGGCGGCCGTGGTCCTGATCGACGCGGTGGTGCGCTTGTTGCCCGGAGTCATGGGCAACGTGTCGAGTTTGGAGGAAGAGTCGTTCGAGAGGGGCTTGTTGGAGTACCCCCTCTATACCCGCCCGGCCGAGTGGCACGGTTTGAAGGTGCCGGAAGTTCTGGTTTCGGGTCATCATGAGAAGGTCCGCCTGTGGCGCCGAAAGGCGGCCGAGGCGATCACGAGAGACCGCCGGCCCGACCTCTGGGCGACCTACCAGGCGGGTTTGAACAAGGACAAGGCCGGCGGCGCCGGCGACGCGTAAGGATGAAGGCGATGAACACGATACAGCAGCTCGAGCAGGAGCAGGTCACCAAGCTGATGGCGGCACGCGACGTGCCCGACTTCGCGCCCGGCGATACGCTGCGCGTCAACGTGAAGGTGGTCGAGGGCACGCGCGAGCGGCTCCAGGCTTTCGAGGGCGTGTGCATCGCGCGCAAGAACCGGGGGCTCAACTCCTCGTTCACCGTGCGCAAGATCTCCTACGGCGAGGGCGTCGAGCGTATCTTCCCGCTGCACAGCCCGAGGATCGACTCGATCCAGGTGGTGCGGCGCGGCGACGTGCGCCGGGCCAAGCTCTATTATCTGCGCGGGCGCCGCGGCAAGTCGGCGCGCATCGCCGAGAAGACCACAGGTGCCGCCGGCAAGCTGATCACGGCGGAACGCGAGGCGGCCCAGGCCGAGAAGGCCCAGGCCCGGGCGGCGGCCAAGGCCGCGAAGGTGGAAGCGGCCGAGTAGGCCGGCTGCGGGCCGGCGCCTGCCGAGGCGGCGCGCGACCCCGCGAAACCGAGAAACCTGTGAAGTTGTGAACCAAGGCGTCTGGCCTTAACCGGCGGGCGCGCCTAATCTTGTTGCGGGGGCCTGGGGGGCAAGCGCGGGGAAGGCTATGGCCGTTCGTCTCCTCTCGATCGTTTGTCTGGCGGTCCTCTGGACCGCGCCGCCGCTTCAGGCCGGCGAGCTCGGCCAGCGGATCGCCGTAGAACTGCTCTCGGGCGCCGAGGCGGCCGGCTCAGACCGCGAAGCGGCCGTGCTCGCCGAGGTGACCCAGTTCTACTGGGACCGGGACATGGCGCCGCTGTGGGTCAGCCAAGCGGGCACGAACGGCAGGGCCCGGCAACTCTCGGCGATCTTGAGCGCGGCCGCCGAAGACGCGCTCGATCCCGACGACTACGAGGCCGATGCCGTCAGGTCCCTGATCGCCGCGACCGACCCGGACCTTCTGGCGCAGCTCGAAGTGCGCCTCAGCATGGCGCTGGTTCAGCTCGCTTCCGACCTGGGCGAGGGGCGGGTCACGCCCCAGGTGGCCGA is a window of Kiloniellales bacterium DNA encoding:
- the trmD gene encoding tRNA (guanosine(37)-N1)-methyltransferase TrmD, which translates into the protein MSAADAPGVKPWEARVLTLFPEAFPGPLGLSLAGRALEQGLWALKVLDIRDFARDKHRSVDDQPFGGGPGMVMRPDVVDAALEAVAGEAGPTVYLSPRGRPLSQARVRELAGAPGLTLLCGRYEGVDQRVIEARGLEEVSIGDYLLSGGEPAAVVLIDAVVRLLPGVMGNVSSLEEESFERGLLEYPLYTRPAEWHGLKVPEVLVSGHHEKVRLWRRKAAEAITRDRRPDLWATYQAGLNKDKAGGAGDA
- the rplS gene encoding 50S ribosomal protein L19, with the protein product MNTIQQLEQEQVTKLMAARDVPDFAPGDTLRVNVKVVEGTRERLQAFEGVCIARKNRGLNSSFTVRKISYGEGVERIFPLHSPRIDSIQVVRRGDVRRAKLYYLRGRRGKSARIAEKTTGAAGKLITAEREAAQAEKAQARAAAKAAKVEAAE